DNA sequence from the Rhodanobacter soli genome:
CGCCCAGGGTGGACAAGGCGCGGTCGGTGCGCGGCAGCGAGTGGCGCAGGTATTCGATGAGATGGCCGAGCATCGCATCGGCGCTGGCCGGATCGGTGCGGGTGAGGTACTGCGCGCTGGCCAGCGTGTTGTACAGGAAGTGCGGTTCGACCTGCGCCTGCAGCAGGCTGAGCCTGGCGATGGCCAGCTCCTTCTCGGTGACGGTCTGGGTGGCGGCGGTCTGCTCGCTGCGCCGGCGCTGGGACAGCTGCAGGGCGATGGTGCGGGTGATCGCCTCGGCGTTCTGCAGGTTGATGCCGTCGTCCACCTGCAGCCAGTTGCTCCAGGGCGCGAATGCCGGCTCGCAGATCAGGACGAGCCGGCTGGTGCCGTCGCCGCGGACCACGCTGGCGAGGATGCGGTTGTGCTGGCTCACGACCCAGCTCAGCGGGTTGTAGCGGCCCAGCAGCTTGATGCCGTAGGGGTCGAGATAGCGGGTGCTGGCGCGGATCTGCAGGTGGCTGCGCACGCTGTCGATCGCGTCGACGCCGGGCAGTTCGCGGATGGCGGCATCGAGCAGGTCGAATGCCTCGTCCGCCTCGAACGGTACCTCGATCTGCCGGATCTGCCGGTTGGTCAGCGCGGCGGCGGCGCTCAGCTTGCCATCGATCAACTGCACCCGCCCCAGGTGCGAGTACGCGCGGATGACGACGAACACGATCGTCACCAGACCCACCAGGGTGACCGCGTCGCCCAGCGGCGACCAGAACCAGTCGGCCACCGCGTACAACGCAAGAAACAGCAGGTACCAGGCGAGCACGAGCCGGGCCACGGAGAAGAGGCGCTTGATCACGGTGCGAGTCACGCTGTTCGGGAAGTGCTGCCGAGAATAGTCGGCGCGGAAGCGGAAATCCCCCGGCATGCGACGAAACCGGCGTCACGCCGACGAAGGCGGCCGGCGGCGGCGTAGACTGGTCCGCCCACCCGCCCAGTGGAGCACGTCCATGCTCACGCCATGCATCATCGACTGCCCGTATTGCGGCGAACCGATCGAGATCCTGGTCGACGCCTCGCTGCCCAGCCAGCAGTACATCGAGGACTGCCAGGTGTGTTGCCGCCCGATCACGCTGCGCGTGGAGGTCGACGCGGACGGCGAGCCGCAGGTGCGTGCGACCGGCGAGAACGACGCCTGAGCAAACACCTCCCCGACGCTCCCCACGGAGGTAAACCAGGTCAGGCGGCGGCCAGCTCCACCGACGTCATGATGCCGATGCCTTGCGCCTGCAAGGTGGCGCGGGTGGCATCGTCGCTGGCCGGCGTGACCGGGCGGCTGAGATCCCACAGCACGCTGGCGCGGAAGCCGAGATCGAGCGCGTCCTGCACGGTCCACAGCACGCACACGTCGCGCGCCAGCCCGCACACGACCACCTCGTCCACGCCGCGCTCGCGCAGCCAGCCGGCCAGGCCGGTGCTGGGGCGATGGCCGTGCGGGCCGTGGTTTTCGCGGAAGCCGCTGTAGGAATCCACACCAGGGTCGCTGCCCTTGCGGATCACCGCATCCAGCGCCGACCAGTCGATGCCCGGGTGCAGTTCGGCGCCCGGCGTGCCCTGCACGCAATGCTCCGGCCACAGTGTCTGCGGCTGGCCGTACAGGGTGATCTGTTCGAACGGCGCGCGGCCGGGATGCGAGCTGGCGAACGAGACGTGCCCGCGCGGATGCCAGTCCTGCGTGGCCACCACGTGGTGGAAGCGGCGTTGGCGCAACAGCGCGTCGATGCCCGGCACGATCGCATCGCCTTCGTGGCAGGCCAGCGTGCCGCCGGGCATGAAGTCCGGCTGCACGTCGACCAGGATCAGTGCGATGCGTGATGAGAGTGGCTGGTTCATGGACTTGCTTGCGCGGAGGCTCCGATGAAGTCTAGCGCGCGGCGCGCCGCCCCCGACGATGCCCCATAATGCGCGATGCAGTGGCAACACGGTTCAGGGGTGCGCGATGCAGTACGACCAGTCATGGATGGGTTACGGGATCGTCGGCGGGCTCCAGGCCGGCTTGATCGCCGCGGCGGCAGGGCTGCTGCTGTTTTTCGTTTTCCACTGGCTGGGCCGGCGCAACGGCTGGAGCTACGGTCCGCAGATCGGCTGGTCGTTCCTGCTGGCGACCGCGCTGACCGCCAGCGGCGACCTGTGGAACCTGTTCTATTTCAACTACGGCCAGCTGCAGTCGCTGCAGCTGCTGAAGGTGAAGCTGGCCGAGGTGCACGACCCGGACAGCATCGGCCTGCGCGCGCTGTGCGAGTTGCTGGGCGTGACCGCCGGCATCTACGTGGGCTGGGCGTTGTGCAGCGGCGATTGGCGCCGCCGCTTCGGCGGGCGCAGGTAGGGTTGTTCCGCTCCCGCCTAAAGTAGCGGGTCGAACAATCGTGCCACGTGCATCGCCACCCGGCGCAGGTAGGGCGCCTCGCGGTATTCGCGTTCGTCGATGGCGCGGGCACGGCCGAAGTCCTCGGTCAACATCGCGGCCACATTGGCGGCGAAGGCGGGATCGACGGCCATGGCGGCGACTTCGAAGTTGAGCCGGAACGAGCGGCTGTCCAGGTTCAGGCTGCCGATCGCAGCGGTGTCGCGGTCGATCAGCAGCGCCTTCTGGTGCAGGAAGCCGGGCTGGTAGCGGAACACGCGGATGCCGGTGCGCACGGCGTGGTAGGCATGCAGGGTGGAGGCGAGGAACACGGTGCGGTGGTCCGGCCGCGACGGGATCAGCACGCGCACGTCCACCCCGCGCAGCACCGCCAGCTGCAGCGCCGCGCGCACCGCGTGGTCGGGCACGAAGTACGGCGTGCTCAGCCACACGCGATCGCGCGCCGCATTGATCGCGGCGGCGAAGAACAGCGAGCCGGTTTCCTGCGGGTCGGCCGGGCCGCTGGCCACCACCAGCGCGCTGGCATCGCCGTCGCCGGGCGGCGTCGGCAGCAAGGGTGGCGGCGCGCCGGTGATCCACTGCCAGTCTTCGGCGAACAGTTGCTGCAGGTCGGCCACCGCGGGTCCGCGCAGTTCCAGCTGGGTGTCGCGCCACGGCGCCAGCGGCGGCTTCAGGCCCAGGTATTCGTCGCCCACGTTGAGCCCGCCGACGAAGGCGCGCGCGCCGTCCACCACCACGATCTTGCGGTGGTTGCGGAAGTTCAGCTGGAAGCGGTTGCGCCAGCGGTGGGTGGCGAAGCGATGGATCGCCACGCCGCCCGCGCGCAGGGTCTCGACGTAGCGCCGCGGCAGCGCATGGCTGCCGATGCCGTCGAACAGCACGCACACCTGCACGCCGGCCGCCGCGCGCTGCAGCAGCACCTGCTGCAGGCGCCGGCCCAGCGCGTCGTCGTGGATGATGAAGAACTGCACCAGCAGGCAATGCTCGGCCGCGGCCATCGCCGCCAGCATCGCGTCGAAGGCGGCCTCGCCGTCGATCAGCAGGCGCAGCCGATGGCCGCCGCGGAACGGCCGCCCCTGCAGTGCGCAGATGGCGGCGTAGCGGGCGCAGCCCGGGTCGACCGGCGGCACGGCGTCCACGGTCGCGGGCAGCGCGCGCGCGAGTGGCGCATGGCGTCCGGCGCGATAGCCGAGGAAGCGGCTGGAGCCTAGGTACAGGTACGGCAGCAAGGTCACGTACGGCAGCAACAGCAGGCCGAGCGTCCAGCCGATCGCGCCCTGCGGCGTGCGCGTGTGCATCACCGCGTGCATCGCCGCGAACAGGCCCAGCAGGTGCAGCAGGGCGATGCAGGCGGTGAGTGCGCTGGCGTTCATCGCGGGTGCGGCGGGCTCTCAGTCGCTCAACAGCTGGTCGGCCAGGTGGCGCGCCTGCTGGCGTATTTCCGGCATCGCGGTGGATTCCCACAGCGTGCCGCGCAGCAGGCTGCCGATGGCGAACAGGTTCGGCCAGTACTGCTCCCCGTGCCGCAGGTGGCCGTCGCTGTCGGCCTGCACGCCGAGGCCGAGCGGATCGGGGGCGATGTGCGCATTGGTGAGCAGCTGGCTGACCAGGCGGTGGTTGCTGCGGCGCAGGTCGGTATCCAGGCCGACGGTCTGGATCACCAGGTCGGCGTCCAGCACGTGGGTCGCGCCGGCATGGCCCACGGTCAGTTGCAGCGCGGCGCCGGCGACGTCCACCGCATGCACGCGTCCGCGCTGGCGTTGCAGCCGGCCGTCGCGTTCCAGCGCGGTGATCGCTTCATGTACCTGTGGCGGCATGCGATGGCGCACGCGTTCCCACGCCCAGCGTGCGTGGCGCATGAAGCGCGCGCGCTGTTCCGGCGACAGTTCGGCCCACAGGCCGGGCAGGTGCGGGCGCAGGCTATCGACGACGGCGCGCCATTCGGTGCCTTCCTGCGCGATCGCTTCGCGCAGCAGGCGCATCCAGCGGCGAATCTCCGGCGCGTCGTGCATCGCCTCGACCAGTGCGGCACCGTCGTCGGCGGGCGCGGCGGCGGCGTGCAGGTGCGCCTCGGGAAAGCGGCCGTGGCGGGAGATCGCGACGAATTCGGCCTGCGGCCATTGCGCGGACAATTCCAGCAGCACGTCGACCGCGGTCAGCCCCAGCCCGATCAGCACCACCTTGCGCGGCGGCGGTTGCAGTGCGCCGGTATTGGCCAGCAGGCGCCATGGATCGACCACGTAACGGCCGCTGGCGAGGGCGGCGGCGCTGACCCCGGCCAGCGGCTGCGGCGGCAACGCGCCCAGCGCCAGCACGGCGGCGTCGGCCGGATGGCTTTCCTCGCCATGGATCACGGTGACGCCATCGCGCTCGGGCACCAGTGCGTCGACCGCGAACGGGAGGATGTTGACGTGGTGCCCGTGCGCCTTGCCCTGCCGCAGCGCGCGCGCCACTTCCGCTTCGAGGTAGTCGCCGTAGCGGCGGCGCGGCAGGAAGTCGGTGCCGGCGATGGCGGGGTCGTCGCGCTGCACGAAATCCAGGAAGCCGCGCGGCTTGCCGGCGAACATGCTCATCGAGGCCGCCCGCACGTTCAGCAGGTGGCGCTCCGAGGTGGTGCCATAGGCGACCCCGCGTGCCGGCGTGTCGCCGCCGGTGAACCAGTCCAGCTGCAGCGGCTGCGGCGACGCGCGGTCCAGCAGCTCGCTGAGCAACGTGGCGGCCGCGGCACCGCCGCCGATGATGGCGACCCGTCGAAACATGAAATTCCCTGTGTGTGGTGTCGGGCAGGTCAGCCGGGCAGGCGGCCGGCGATGACGCTGCGCTGCGGCTGCGCGACCCACCGCCCGGTGGGCTCGGCCTGTTCGTAGGCGAAATATTCTGCCAGGTCGCCGCCATAGACGTGCAGCGAGAGTGCCGTGTCGTGCCGCGACAGGTTGCGGCAGCGATGCGCATGCCCGCGATCGCCTTCGAACCAGACGCCGTCGCCCGGGCCGAGCCAGTTGCGGCCATGCAGGCTCAACTCGCCGGAGTCGGCATCGCGGCGATACGACTGCACTTCCAGCGCGCCCACCAGGGTCATTTCCAGGCCCCACAGGCCGGCGTGGTCGTGTACGGGAGTGGCGTGGTTCGGCGGCCACGCCAGTATCAACACGCTGATCGGCGGCTTGCTGCGCTCGGCCAGTAGCCAGCGTTCGAAACCGTGCCGGCGCTGGCGCAGCGAGGCCAGCCGGGTGGCCAGCGCCGAGGCGTCCTGGTGCACCACGCGGCCCAGTTCGCGCGCCATCGTGGCGAGGTCGGGGTGTTCGACGGCGGCATGCTCGAGCGCGATCGTGCGCAGGGTCTTCAAGGTGTGCTGATGCTTGCCCATGCGTGGAACCTGGCAGGGTGAATGGGCGCCAGTGGAGCATGCGTATCGTTAAAGACGCGTAAGCCGGCGGCATCGCCGCAGGCACTTGCGCGGGCGTGCGGACGGGCATCCGGCCGGCGTGGCCGCCGACCGGATGCCCGCTGCGGGAGCGCTATTCGCGCAGGTCGAACGTCACCGGCACCCGCGCCCATGCGCGTACCGCCTGTCCGTTCACCATCGCCGGCTGGAACCGCCATCCGGCCAGCACCTGCTCGGCGGCGCTGCGGTCGAGCAGCAGGTAGCCGCTGCCGTGCTCCACCGATACCTGCACCGGCTTGCCGGTCTCATCCACCAGCACGCGCAGCAGCACGGTGCCCTGCATGCGCTGCTGCAGGGCACGGGTGGGGAAGCGCAGCGGGGCCGAGCGGTAGGCCAGGCTGGCTTCGACCGGCGCCGTCAGTGCCGGCCCGGGTGTAGTGGCGCTTGGCAGCAGGGTCGGAGTGGCGACCGGCGGTGCGGCGACGTTGCCTTCGGTACTCGGCACGACGGCCGGCGGGTTGGCCGGCAACGGCCGCGTGTGCGCGACCGGCGCGACGGGTGGATGCGGCAAGGGTGTCATCTCGACCGGCGGCGGCGGGGGCAGTGGCGGTTCCGGCTTGACGAAATGGATCGTGGGTATCGGGTCGATCTGTTCGATCGCGTGGAAAAACGCCGGGCCGGTCGGTCGCGAGGCGATCACGATCACGGCAAGGTTGAGTGCGATCGCGGCGCTGATGGCGGCGATGCGTGCACGGTCGGGGTGGGTGCGATGAGCTACGGCCAGGCTTGCGGACGACATGGCGACCTCCTGACTTCGGTGGGGATGTTGCGGCGGTCACGCTGCGCGAGCAGGGGGATCGTGCCGTCGCGACTGCAGCGTATGCCCCGGGCAGGCGGTTGCGCAAGCAGACGGCTGGATGGCCAAATGCCGGTTGGCGGCACTGCGGCCGCGGCGGGCAAAAAAAGCCCCGCGGGGAGGGCGGGGCGGTAAGGGCGGGTGGTCGGGGGAATGCGCACACCCGCAACGGCAGCTTGCGCTGCGGCGGCCCTGATCGGGTGTGGATGCTTCGTGAAGGCGGTTTTCACGCCGGCGCTCGCCGTGGACGCCGCCGTCCTGCAACAATCGGTGCCTGGCAACGGGGCCGGCATGCACCGGGGAACGACGATGAACCTGATCAAATGGGTAGGCGTGGTGGGTCTGGCATGCGGCGGCCTGCTGCCGGGCACGCCAGCGCGGGCCGACGACATTTCCTGCAAGATGAGTTTCCAGTTGTCCGGCTGGTCGGTGTTCTACAAGACCGCCAGTGGCAGCGGCACAGTCCATTGCAGCAACGGGCAGAGCCTGCACGTGAAGCTGCGCGCCAAGGGCGGCGGCCTGACCTTCGGCAAGACGAAGATCACCGACGGCGTGGGCAAGTTCAGCGGCGTCGGCAACGTGCGCGATGTGCTGGGCCACTATGCCAACGCCGAGGCGCATGCCGGCGCGGAGAAGTCGGCCGCGGCGCAGGTGCTGACCAAGGGCAACGTCTCGCTGGCGCTCAGCGGCAAGGGCGAGGGCTGGAACCTGGGCGTGGCGTTCGGCGCGTTCATCATCGAATAACGTGACGGGGTACCGGCGCGGCCATGCGCCACGATAGGCGGGCGCGGGCACAGCCGGTTAAGGTATGCCCAAGCGCCTCGCATTCCCCAGGAGTCCCGCATGTCCGCCACATCCGGCACGGTGATCCCGCGCTACAGCTTCGGCGACGAGCTTGCCAGCAGCATCATCCACGGCCTCGGCATCGTGCTCAGCATCGCCGGGCTGGCGACGCTGGTGGCGTTCGCGGCCCTGCATGGCAATGCGCTGACCGTGGTGGCCTGCGCGGTGTTCGGCACCTCGCTGGTGCTGCTGTACACCGCCTCCACGCTGTACCACTCGATTTCGGCGGCGGCGGCCAAACCGGCGTTGCGCACGCTCGACCACATCGCGATCTACGTGCTGATCGCCGGCACCTACACGCCGTTCACCCTGGTGGCCCTGCCCGGGGCGTGGGGCTGGAGCCTGTTCGTGGCCGTGTGGGCGCTGGCGCTGGCCGGTACCGCGCTGGAGCTGGGTCTGCTCAAGCGTTATCACAAGCTGGCGGTGCTGCTGTACGTGGGCATGGGCTGGATCGGCATGGTCGCGTTCGAGCCGCTCAGCCGGCATCTGCAGACCGGAGGCACCGTGCTGCTGCTGGCCGGCGGCCTGGCCTACACGCTGGGCGTGCCGTTCTACCTGTGGCGGCGGCTGCCGTATCACCACGCGTTGTGGCACGTGTTCGTGCTGGCCGGCAGCGTGCTGCATTTCCTGGCCGTGCTGCTGTACGTGATTCCCGACGCGCCGGCATGAGCGTGCCGGCGAGCCTCGCGGCCCTGCGCCGCGAACTGGAGGATGCGGCCACCCATCTGGGCCGGCCGCACGAACTGCGCTTCAAGCCGATGTTCGGCGGGCTGATGGCCTGGCTCGACGAGCAGCCGTGTGCGTGGCTGACCCCGGGCGGACTGGCGCTGAAGCTGGCGCCGGCCGAGCAGCCGGCGCTGCTGCGGGTCGAAGGCACGGCGCGGCTGATCGCCAAGCCCGGTGCGGCACCGAGCCGGCATTACATCGTGCTGCCCGCCGCCCTCAGCCGCGACACCGTGCAGCTCGCCGCCTGGCTGGCGAAGAGTGCACGGCGCTGACGGTCACGGTTTCTGTCGGGCCGGAATGAACTGCGTGCGCACCGCCTCGGCCAATTGCTCCGGCGGCAGCAGGCCCTGGCCGATCACGAAGTCGTTGAACGCCAGCCGGTCGAACTTCGGGCCCAGCGCCAGTTCGGTCTGCAGCCGCAACTGCTGCAGGCGCATATAGCCGTAGAAATAGGCGGTGGCCTGGCCGGGGGAGTCGAAGGTGTAGCGGTCGATTTCCTGCCGCGCCATCGCCTCGGACAGGCCGACGTCGTGGACCAGCACCGCATGCGCGCGCTCCGGCGTGATCAGGCCCAGGTTGAGCATCGGGTCGAGCCAGGCGCGGGCGGCGCGCATCAGCCGCGCCTGCAGCGCGGCGAACTGGCCGGCCGGCGGCTCGTACGGCAGCATCTCCGCTTCGGCATACAGCGCCCAGCCTTCCACGTTGACGCTGTTGAACGCGAACAGGCTGCGCGCCAGCGACACGCCGCGCTCGACCATCGCCGCGAACTGCAGCTCGTGGCCGGGCCGGCCCTCGTGTGCGGTCAGCGTCCACGCCGCGGCCTTGAAGGTGAAATCGTCGTAGGCCTGGCTGGTATCGCCGGCCTTGCCCGGGTTGCCCATGGTCAGCACGAAGGTGCCCTGTTCGCCATGGTTGTTGACGAACGGCGGCGGGTCCATGTGCGGTGCCGGCACCTGCGCCGCCTCGGCTTCCGAGGCCAGGCGCATCTGCATCTTGCGCTGCGGCAGGGTGACGATGCGCTCGCGCCGGATGATGTCCTCGATGTGGCCGAGTACCTCGTGATACCACGGCACCACCTGATCCTTGCCGAGCTGCTGCTTCTTCAGCGCCTTCATCACGTCACGATAGTCGGTGGCATGGATGCCTTCGTCCTTCGCCACCACCGGCGCCAGCACCTGCAGCATGCCGCGCAGTTCGACGAACTCCAGCTGCGCCTGCTGGATCAGCTGCTGCGGCGGGATGTCGATGCCGACCCGGCGCAGGTTGTACGCATACAGCGGCTCGGGCAGGCGGAAGTCGGCGCGTGCGCGCGGCAGCACGGTGCTGCGCACCCAGCCGCCGTAGGCCTTCAGCTGCGCGTCGAGCGCATCCAGCGCGGCCTTGCCCTCGGCGTTGTCCAGCTTGTACTTGGCGAACAGCTGGCGGATGCCGTCGGTGTAGCGCTGGCTGTTCGCCAGCTTCTGCTCGACCTCGCCCTTGTACGGGCCGAGCAGCGCCCTGTTGCCGAGCCTCTCGATGGTCTGCGCCTTCGCCAGCTCGGTGATCGGCGTGCAGCCGGGCGCCTTGCCCACGTAGCACTGCAACCGCTTCAGCGCCGACGGGCGCCGCGCGGCCGCGACGTCGTCCTTCAGCAAACCGAACTCGCCGCTGAAAACCAGCTGGCCGACATCGGTGTACGGAAGCAGGTACTGGCGGTTGAGGTCGATGCCCTCGATCTGCTCGTTGGCGGCCTTGATCAGGATCTGCAGGTCCTGCCGCACGTTGGCGTCTTTCTCGGTGACCAGCAGCGCCTGCAGCTTCGTTTTCGCCGCGACCATGCCGGCGCGCGCGCGTTCGTCCGCGCCGGGCTTGAGGTCGGCGACCTTCGTCGTAGCCGGCCACGCCCAGCCGCGAGGCCGATTCCGGGCTGAAGCGGACGATCTCGTCGAGCAGGATCTGCGAATCGGCATTGCTGCGCGCGATCCATGCCGGCGGCGTGGTCTGTGCGTGCAGCGAACCGGCCGCGGTCAGCGTGGCGGCAAGGGCGAGGGCAAGGCGTACGGACATGCGTGTTCTCCCGTGGGTGGCCCAGCCTAGGCCGGATCCGCCGGGCCGCCATGTGCCGGAAGCTCAGCCGAACAGCATCGCCAGCCCGAACAGGCCGACCATCACGAACGAGAGCACCAGCTTGACCAGGGTGCCGAACAGCAGGCCCAGCCAGGTGCCGATGCCGACATGGGTCGAGCGCAGCACGCTGGTGCCGGAGGCCAGCTCGCCGGCGAGCGCGCCGAGGAACGGCCCGAACAGCAGGCCCGCGATGCCGAAGAACATGCCCACCAGGGTGCCCAGCGCCGCACCCCACAGGGCCAGCTTGCTGGCGCCCACCCGTTTGGCGCCGAGCGTGCTGGCGACGAAGTCGACGATCACCCCGAGCGTGCCGAGCGCGCCGATGATCAGCAGCCACCACAGGCCCAGGTGCCGGTAGCCGTCCACCGCGGCGGCCAGCCAGATGCCGCCGAACAGCATGGGGATGCCGGGCAGGGCCGGCAGCACGGCGCCGGCCAGGCCGCCGACGATCAGCAGCGCGGCCAGCACATACAACGCGATATCCATCAGTCCGATTCCGTTGGCGCGGTCACATGGCGGGCATGCCGGCCGCACAATCCCAGCCGGTTGAGACACTATGGCATGCAACCGCGCGTCGTTCGCGCCAGCCGGAATCTTCGTGGACGCTGCCAACCCGATCCTGCTCAAGACCGACGAGCTTGGCCGCATCGAGATCGTCGTGCGCGACGGCGTACGGATGATCCGCCGCGACGTCCGCGCCGCGCGATGGTGGGCGTGGCTGGCTGCCCATCGTGCGGCGGCGCGCGAGGCGCGGGCATTGGTCCGCCTGGCGGGGATCGACGGCGTGCCGGCGCTGCTGGGCTGGGATGGCTGCGAACTGCTGCGCAGCTATATCGTCGGCGCGCCGATGCAGCAGGCGCGGCCGCGCGAACGCGGCTACTACCGCGATGCGCTGCGCCTGCTGGCGCGATTGCATCGGCGCGGCATCGTGCACAACGATCTGGCCAAGGAACCGAACTGGCTGGTGCGCGCCGATGGCCGTCCGGCGCTGGTGGATTTCCAGCTCGCCTGGACCCGCGGCCGCCGCGGCCGCCTGTTCCGGCTGCTGGCGCGCGAGGACCTGCGCCACCTGCTCAAGCACAAGCGCACGTATTGCGCGGAGGCATTGAGTGCTCGCCAGCGCGCGATCCTCGACACTCCCGCGCCGCCTTCGCGGCTGTGGCGCGCCACCGGCAAGCGTCTTTACAAGCTGGTCGCGCGTCGCGTGTTCGGCTACTGGGACAACGAGGGCAAGGGGCGCGTGCGCGATTGAGGCGCCCTGCACCTGGAGGCTACTTCTCCACGAACGCCCGCTCGACCACGTAGTCGCCGGGTTCGCGCGTGCGCGGCGAGGCCTGGAAGCCGCGGCCGTCGAGCAGGGCGCACAAGTCGTCCAGCATCGCCGGGCTGCCGCACAGCATCACGCGGTCGGTCGCCGGGTTCAGCGGCGGCAGGCCGGTTGCCGTGCTCATCGCGCCGTCGGCGATCGCATCGGTGATGCGGCCGTGGTGGCGGAACGGCTCGCGCGTCACGGTGGGGTAGTAGATCAGCTTCTCGCGCACCAGCTCGCCCAGGTAATCGTGCTGCGGCAGCTGGTTTTCCAGGTAGTCGGCGTAGGCCAGATCGTCGACCCGGCGCACGCCGTGGGCCAGCACGATCCTGTCGAAGCGCTCGTAGGTATCCGGGTCGCGGATGATGCTCATGAACGGCGCCAGCCCGGTGCCGGTGCCGAGCAGGTACAGGTGCTTGCCTGGCTTGAGGTCGGTCAGCACCAGGGTGCCGGTGGGCTTGCGCGTGACGATCAGCGGATCGCCGGGCTGCAGGTGCTGCAAGCGCGAGGTGAGCGGGCCGTCGGGCACCTTGATCGAGAAGAACTCCAGGTGTTCCTCCCAGCTGGCGCTGGCGATCGAGTAGGCGCGCATCAGCGGACGGCCGTCCGTTTCCAGCCCGATCATCACGAACTGACCGCTGTCGAAGCGGAAACCCGGGTCGCGGGTGGTGCGGAAGGAAAACAGGTTGTCGTTCCAGTGCCGCACGTCGATCACGTGCTCGGTTGCCATTGCCACCATGGTCGGTCGTCTCGCGTTGTTGCCGTATCGGGGAGTC
Encoded proteins:
- a CDS encoding serine/threonine protein kinase yields the protein MFVDAANPILLKTDELGRIEIVVRDGVRMIRRDVRAARWWAWLAAHRAAAREARALVRLAGIDGVPALLGWDGCELLRSYIVGAPMQQARPRERGYYRDALRLLARLHRRGIVHNDLAKEPNWLVRADGRPALVDFQLAWTRGRRGRLFRLLAREDLRHLLKHKRTYCAEALSARQRAILDTPAPPSRLWRATGKRLYKLVARRVFGYWDNEGKGRVRD
- a CDS encoding TfoX/Sxy family protein, translating into MSVPASLAALRRELEDAATHLGRPHELRFKPMFGGLMAWLDEQPCAWLTPGGLALKLAPAEQPALLRVEGTARLIAKPGAAPSRHYIVLPAALSRDTVQLAAWLAKSARR
- a CDS encoding sensor histidine kinase; this encodes MIKRLFSVARLVLAWYLLFLALYAVADWFWSPLGDAVTLVGLVTIVFVVIRAYSHLGRVQLIDGKLSAAAALTNRQIRQIEVPFEADEAFDLLDAAIRELPGVDAIDSVRSHLQIRASTRYLDPYGIKLLGRYNPLSWVVSQHNRILASVVRGDGTSRLVLICEPAFAPWSNWLQVDDGINLQNAEAITRTIALQLSQRRRSEQTAATQTVTEKELAIARLSLLQAQVEPHFLYNTLASAQYLTRTDPASADAMLGHLIEYLRHSLPRTDRALSTLGVELERSRAYLEILKIRMGSRLNLQLDVPDELLPTPLPPMMLQTLVENAIKHGLEPRPGDGTIWIFGRRNDRQVAVTVADDGLGFSGAADGSGIGLKNVRERLRLVYGAAATLTLAANFPSGAAATISVPATFAQDAPHV
- a CDS encoding FAD/NAD(P)-binding protein, whose protein sequence is MFRRVAIIGGGAAAATLLSELLDRASPQPLQLDWFTGGDTPARGVAYGTTSERHLLNVRAASMSMFAGKPRGFLDFVQRDDPAIAGTDFLPRRRYGDYLEAEVARALRQGKAHGHHVNILPFAVDALVPERDGVTVIHGEESHPADAAVLALGALPPQPLAGVSAAALASGRYVVDPWRLLANTGALQPPPRKVVLIGLGLTAVDVLLELSAQWPQAEFVAISRHGRFPEAHLHAAAAPADDGAALVEAMHDAPEIRRWMRLLREAIAQEGTEWRAVVDSLRPHLPGLWAELSPEQRARFMRHARWAWERVRHRMPPQVHEAITALERDGRLQRQRGRVHAVDVAGAALQLTVGHAGATHVLDADLVIQTVGLDTDLRRSNHRLVSQLLTNAHIAPDPLGLGVQADSDGHLRHGEQYWPNLFAIGSLLRGTLWESTAMPEIRQQARHLADQLLSD
- a CDS encoding DUF456 domain-containing protein; protein product: MDIALYVLAALLIVGGLAGAVLPALPGIPMLFGGIWLAAAVDGYRHLGLWWLLIIGALGTLGVIVDFVASTLGAKRVGASKLALWGAALGTLVGMFFGIAGLLFGPFLGALAGELASGTSVLRSTHVGIGTWLGLLFGTLVKLVLSFVMVGLFGLAMLFG
- the trhA gene encoding PAQR family membrane homeostasis protein TrhA, which produces MSATSGTVIPRYSFGDELASSIIHGLGIVLSIAGLATLVAFAALHGNALTVVACAVFGTSLVLLYTASTLYHSISAAAAKPALRTLDHIAIYVLIAGTYTPFTLVALPGAWGWSLFVAVWALALAGTALELGLLKRYHKLAVLLYVGMGWIGMVAFEPLSRHLQTGGTVLLLAGGLAYTLGVPFYLWRRLPYHHALWHVFVLAGSVLHFLAVLLYVIPDAPA
- a CDS encoding energy transducer TonB, encoding MSSASLAVAHRTHPDRARIAAISAAIALNLAVIVIASRPTGPAFFHAIEQIDPIPTIHFVKPEPPLPPPPPVEMTPLPHPPVAPVAHTRPLPANPPAVVPSTEGNVAAPPVATPTLLPSATTPGPALTAPVEASLAYRSAPLRFPTRALQQRMQGTVLLRVLVDETGKPVQVSVEHGSGYLLLDRSAAEQVLAGWRFQPAMVNGQAVRAWARVPVTFDLRE
- the pncA gene encoding bifunctional nicotinamidase/pyrazinamidase, producing the protein MNQPLSSRIALILVDVQPDFMPGGTLACHEGDAIVPGIDALLRQRRFHHVVATQDWHPRGHVSFASSHPGRAPFEQITLYGQPQTLWPEHCVQGTPGAELHPGIDWSALDAVIRKGSDPGVDSYSGFRENHGPHGHRPSTGLAGWLRERGVDEVVVCGLARDVCVLWTVQDALDLGFRASVLWDLSRPVTPASDDATRATLQAQGIGIMTSVELAAA
- a CDS encoding cysteine dioxygenase, with the translated sequence MGKHQHTLKTLRTIALEHAAVEHPDLATMARELGRVVHQDASALATRLASLRQRRHGFERWLLAERSKPPISVLILAWPPNHATPVHDHAGLWGLEMTLVGALEVQSYRRDADSGELSLHGRNWLGPGDGVWFEGDRGHAHRCRNLSRHDTALSLHVYGGDLAEYFAYEQAEPTGRWVAQPQRSVIAGRLPG
- a CDS encoding CPXCG motif-containing cysteine-rich protein, translated to MLTPCIIDCPYCGEPIEILVDASLPSQQYIEDCQVCCRPITLRVEVDADGEPQVRATGENDA
- the cls gene encoding cardiolipin synthase, producing MNASALTACIALLHLLGLFAAMHAVMHTRTPQGAIGWTLGLLLLPYVTLLPYLYLGSSRFLGYRAGRHAPLARALPATVDAVPPVDPGCARYAAICALQGRPFRGGHRLRLLIDGEAAFDAMLAAMAAAEHCLLVQFFIIHDDALGRRLQQVLLQRAAAGVQVCVLFDGIGSHALPRRYVETLRAGGVAIHRFATHRWRNRFQLNFRNHRKIVVVDGARAFVGGLNVGDEYLGLKPPLAPWRDTQLELRGPAVADLQQLFAEDWQWITGAPPPLLPTPPGDGDASALVVASGPADPQETGSLFFAAAINAARDRVWLSTPYFVPDHAVRAALQLAVLRGVDVRVLIPSRPDHRTVFLASTLHAYHAVRTGIRVFRYQPGFLHQKALLIDRDTAAIGSLNLDSRSFRLNFEVAAMAVDPAFAANVAAMLTEDFGRARAIDEREYREAPYLRRVAMHVARLFDPLL